Part of the Sinorhizobium sp. BG8 genome, CCGCCGATGCGTGCCCGGCGGCATCCGGTCGATCATACGAACAGGAAGTCGCTCGCCTTCAGTTCCGCAATCGTGACGTCCTCGAAGGTCAGGGACGCACCGCCGAAGTCGATGTAGGTGTCCTCGCCATTGTCTATGGACTTGGCAAGTCCTCGCAACTCCCTGAAGTTTGCGACGCCGAGCGACGTATCGATCACGACGGTGTCGACGCCTGCCTGGAAGTCTTCGATCTCGGTGATGCCAATCGAGAACACGAAGGTGTCGGCGCCGGCGCCGCCTTCGAGTTCGTTGCGGCCGCTGCCGCCATCGAGGCGATCGTTGCCGGAACCGCCTTCCAGGTCGTCATTGCCGCTGCCGCCGAAGAGCGTGTCATTGCCGGAACCGCCCTCGAGGTCGTCGATTCCGCTGTTGCCATAAAGACGATCGTTGCCGCTGCCGCCGATGACGTCATCGTGGCCCGAGCCGCCCTTGAGCATATCGTTGCGGCCATAGCCGAAGAGCTTGTCGTTGCCGGAGCCGCCATCCAGCGTGTCCTTGCCGCTGGTGCCGACAAGCCGGTCATTCCCGCTCGAGGCCGCGGCAACCGGCTGCGAGCTGGTCGCGAAGCCGAAATGCGATGCCTTGAGGCTGTCGATCCTGGTGTCTTCGAGGCGCAGCGTGTTGCCACCGCCGAAGTCGAAGAGAACGTCCTCGCCATCATCGACAGTGCGCGCCTTGCTCATCAGTTCTGCAAAGCTGTCGATGCCGAGCGACGTGTCGATGCTGATCGTATCATCCGTGGTGTTGAAATCGTCGATCTCGTCCCGGCCGGAGGAGAAGACGAACAGGTCCCTGCCGGCGCCGCCTTCCAGTTCGTCATTGCCGGTGCCGCCGATCAGCGTGTCGTTGCCGCTGCCGCCCTCGAGCTCGTCATTGCCGGACCCGCCGTTCAGGTAATCGTTCCCCGAGCCGCCATCCAGGTCGTCGTTGCCTGCATAGCCGTAGAGCTTGTCGTTGCCGGCCAGGCCGTAGATGTCGTCGATCTTGCTCGTGCCCTTCAAGAGATCGGCCGCCGTCGTGCCCCTGAGCTTTGCCATTTGAACTTCCTTTCTGGTCTGTGCGACGAACAGCCCGGCGCCGGATGCAGCCGGGTGCGTCTTTTACGCTTCGACCAGTCTGTACGGTCCGGGCTTTCGGCACCCTGACAACGATTGTCAGCGAAATGTCAGTTTGAATCCGGTAGGGATGGGGCATGACCTCAAGACCCCACCATCGCCGAATGCTGCTGCGAATCCTGGCAGCCTGCTTTTTCCTCTATCCCGTCGTTGCCTTGAGCGAGACGGCGGACGATGATGACGACGCGAACGACGCGCGCGAGCACTACGAGGCCCGCGAGGCCTTGCGTCTCGGGCAGATTCGTCCACTGGAGGAGATCATCGCCACCGTGCGCAAGGAGATTGCCGGTGACATCATCGAGATCGAGTTCGAGCGCGAAGACGGGCGTTATATCTACGAGCTCGAGATCATCCAGCCGTCCGGACAGATCGTCGAAGTCGACGTCGACGCCAGCACGATGCAAATTCTGAAGCGCGAGGAAGACTAGTGCGGCTTCTGGTTGTGGAAGACGACCACAGGATAGGCGAGGACATCAGGAGTGTTCTGACCTCTGCCGGCTATGCGGTCGACCTCCTGCACAATGGGAAGGATGCCTGGTTCAGGGGCGATACGGAGGACTATGGCCTCATCGTTCTCGACCTCGGCCTGCCCGGGATGGATGGCATCAGCGTGCTGAGGCAGTGGCGCGCAAGCGGACGCCACACGCCGGTGCTCGTCCTGACGGCCCGCGGCAGCTGGGCGGAACGGGTCGAGGGCATTGACGCCGGTGCGGACGATTACCTGCCCAAGCCGTTCCAGTTCGAGGAACTGCTGGCGCGCGTCCGCGCGCTCATCAGGCGCTCGGTCGGGCATGGCGCGGCGACGATCGAAGTCGGCGAACTGCTCATCGACACGCGCATGATGCGCGTCAGCATCTCCGGCATGCCGCTCAACCTCACGCCCTTCGAATACCGGCTGGTCAGCTATCTGGCACATCACCGCGGCCGCGTCGTGCCGGCATCCGAGCTGCAGGATCATGTCTATGGCGACGACTACTCGCGTGATGCCAACGCGCTCGAAGCGATGATTGCCCGGCTGAGGAAAAAGCTTGGAAGCACGGCGATCACCACCCGAAGGGGGTTCGGCTACCTGATGGGTGACGACACGTGATCTCGCGCAGGTCGCTTCGCCTGCGCCTGGCGCTGGCCGGCACCGCCTCGATCGGCGTCGCGCTTGTCGTCGCCTTCTTCGGTCTCTCCTTCCTCTTCGAGCGGCATGTGGAGCGCCGCGTCGCGGGTGAGCTCAAGCTTCATCTCGACCAGGTCATAGCCGGTTTAGGGCTCGATTCAGCCGGGAAGCTCGATGTATTCCGGCCTCCCGTCGATCCCCGGTTCCAGCGGCCGCTCTCCGGTCTCTACTGGCAGATCGAGGGACAGGATCTCGAGCGCCGGTCGCGCTCGCTCTGGGATGAGGCGATCGACCTGCCGGAGCTTGCCGGCACGGGCCTGCAGGAACTGTCGGTTTCCGGTCCCGACCATGCTGAACTTCTCGTCATGGCGCGGCAAGTGGTGACCGAAGACAGGCTTGGCGACCAGCCCGTCGTGGCGGCAGTGGCGATTGACCGGGCTGACATTACCAGTGCGACCGCTGCGTTCCGGCGCGACCTGCTCCCCTTCATCGCCCTTCTGGCGGCGGTGCTCGTTGCTGCGAGCCTCGCACAGATCGTCATCGGGCTTCGCCCGCTGGCGGATCTGAGAGAGCGGATCGCGCGCATCCGTAATGGAGATGCTCAACGGCTTGGCACCGCTTTTCCCGACGAGGTCCAGCCGCTGACGAGTGAAGTGGACGCACTGCTCCAGTCGCGCGAAGAGCAACTGCGCAAGGCACGGGAACGAGCGTCTGAGCTCGCCCACGCCTTCAAGACGCCCCTGCAGGCGCTCTCCGGCGACGTGCTCCGGCTGCGCGAGGCCGGGCAGGTGGAAGCGGCACAGGAAATCGAATCCCTGATCGTGGTCATGCGTCGCCTGGTCGACCATGAGATGGCCCGTGCCCGCATGGCCGGGCCGGGGCATTCGGCCCGCTCGGATCTTCGCCGTGTGGTGTCGAGTGTCGTAGCCGTCGTCGGCCGTACTCCGGCAGGGCAGAAGATCGACTGGGCGATCGACATACCCGCGGATGTCGATGTCCGGATGGACCCCGACGATCTGTCCGAGCTCATCGGCAGCCTGACGGAAAACGCGGCGCGTTATGGCCGCTCCGAAGTGTCGATTAGGGCGGCCCGCA contains:
- a CDS encoding calcium-binding protein, with protein sequence MAKLRGTTAADLLKGTSKIDDIYGLAGNDKLYGYAGNDDLDGGSGNDYLNGGSGNDELEGGSGNDTLIGGTGNDELEGGAGRDLFVFSSGRDEIDDFNTTDDTISIDTSLGIDSFAELMSKARTVDDGEDVLFDFGGGNTLRLEDTRIDSLKASHFGFATSSQPVAAASSGNDRLVGTSGKDTLDGGSGNDKLFGYGRNDMLKGGSGHDDVIGGSGNDRLYGNSGIDDLEGGSGNDTLFGGSGNDDLEGGSGNDRLDGGSGRNELEGGAGADTFVFSIGITEIEDFQAGVDTVVIDTSLGVANFRELRGLAKSIDNGEDTYIDFGGASLTFEDVTIAELKASDFLFV
- a CDS encoding response regulator transcription factor; the protein is MRLLVVEDDHRIGEDIRSVLTSAGYAVDLLHNGKDAWFRGDTEDYGLIVLDLGLPGMDGISVLRQWRASGRHTPVLVLTARGSWAERVEGIDAGADDYLPKPFQFEELLARVRALIRRSVGHGAATIEVGELLIDTRMMRVSISGMPLNLTPFEYRLVSYLAHHRGRVVPASELQDHVYGDDYSRDANALEAMIARLRKKLGSTAITTRRGFGYLMGDDT
- a CDS encoding PepSY domain-containing protein; the protein is MTSRPHHRRMLLRILAACFFLYPVVALSETADDDDDANDAREHYEAREALRLGQIRPLEEIIATVRKEIAGDIIEIEFEREDGRYIYELEIIQPSGQIVEVDVDASTMQILKREED
- a CDS encoding HAMP domain-containing sensor histidine kinase, translated to MISRRSLRLRLALAGTASIGVALVVAFFGLSFLFERHVERRVAGELKLHLDQVIAGLGLDSAGKLDVFRPPVDPRFQRPLSGLYWQIEGQDLERRSRSLWDEAIDLPELAGTGLQELSVSGPDHAELLVMARQVVTEDRLGDQPVVAAVAIDRADITSATAAFRRDLLPFIALLAAVLVAASLAQIVIGLRPLADLRERIARIRNGDAQRLGTAFPDEVQPLTSEVDALLQSREEQLRKARERASELAHAFKTPLQALSGDVLRLREAGQVEAAQEIESLIVVMRRLVDHEMARARMAGPGHSARSDLRRVVSSVVAVVGRTPAGQKIDWAIDIPADVDVRMDPDDLSELIGSLTENAARYGRSEVSIRAARTGGAVTVEIEDDGPGIEEEKLKNVLRRGERLDTTSGGAGLGLAIAESIVQTVGGEIVLGNRSRGLHVALRLPAAS